The sequence GCTGTTGatgctgctgttgctgcgGTTCTTGAGCAGGTCGTACAGCTTCCATCGCGATTTATCTGATCATAGGTTCCAACCGTCTTGATTGGGAGTTGAGTTGATTTGAGTGATTTCAAGAGTTGGTGAGATGAACTGAGTGCAGATATAGTAgatgtgagctgattccTTTGGTTTGGGGGTGATCAAAGGGCTTGCGTCGACCGAACTGGACCTGGTGTTTTTATGCTATGATCGAAATTTATATATGACATCGACTACATATGTGAGAGTgcttgatgaaggtgagatcGCGGTGTCGTCAAGGATAGAATGCTATGCTATGCATTGATTGctggtgattgatgattgattggtgaATTTATAAAATCAGCACCAACTGACTAAACAGGGGTCATAGCGCGCTTATTTTGGTTCATCTCACacattccatctccatctccccaGTCAGGTACAGTACACACCGTTTCATGTAGACACCATACATAATGGGGCAAATATGAAACCACTCCATCTGGACTTCCTTCATGTCATGTTATGAACCATACACAAACACAGTCACAATCATAGCTATCAATCCAAAGCGTCCCTTACAATCTCCTCCACTTCCTTTTTGTGCCACTCCCCAACCGCAACAGCCGTCGTAGCTCCACCAGCTCTACCTGCATACCTAATTTTCCCCTCGTGTCCAACACTTTCCATCACACTCTCCAGCCGAGGTTTCACATAAGACCAAGCACCTTGGTTCGAAGGTTCCTCTTGCGCCCataccacctccttccctttaTATTTTTTGAGAACCTTTTCCAACTCGGAGTAAGGGAAAGGCGATAATTCTTCTATTCGGACTAGATCCACGGAAGATGATTTATCTGATTTGCCGAGTGCTTCCAGTAAGGTGTAATAATGTTTACCGGAGCAGAGTATCACTCTCTGAGCGGATGGGTTGGTGGGACCCTCAAGAAGTGGCTGGAAGGTCGTTCCGGGCGTCATATCCTCGAGAGACGACGCGGCGAGCTGCTCATTATCGACATAATCAGTGCCATGATTGTACGATCAGAAGTGGTCATACTCACCGGAGACCGCAACAAACCCTTGGGAGAAGCAATGACCAAAGGTCTTCTGtagttcctcttcatctgtcTTCGAAGTAGGTGGAACAGTTGCGCGGGAGTAGAAGGATTGACAAAAGTCAGATTGATATCGCCATGTGTATTGGACGTTCTTGAATCGTTCGAAAGCTAAAGTCACAACCGAATCCACCGCTCAGCTATCGCCTTGCCACCGTTTAAGAGGTTTATTCGATATACCTGTAAAAATCTCTCGATCTTGCAAGAAGAATGTTCAGGTCCTGCACCGTCATATCCATGTGGTAACATCATGACGATCCCGCTTTGTTTCAGCCATTTAGCTATACCCATGTATTATCAGTTCAAGCCTGACTACCAAATGTCAAAagggatgactcaccttgtgcACCCACGATGAACGTATCGATCATACTCTGAGCGCCATTCATGAAATCACCAAATTGAGCTTCCCACATGGGCAACAGTTTGGGATTCGACCATGACAACCCAACTTCGAACCCAAGGACGGCCATCTCACTTAGAGAGCCTTCATTACACAGGTCGGCCGTCAGCTAGATCTATATACTCACAATGACCTGGACCCGCAAAACTTACTATTTGCAAGCTCGAGCTTTCCTGCATCTTCACCCAGCTGTTCGTTCAAGGGGATAAGACAAGATTCCGTCTTCTGATCGACAAACATCGCATGTCTACGAATGACTCACATCAGCGACGCGTGGGTATGGAGTGAAATGAAGAATAGGTGACACACCTCTGCGAGAAAGTACCTCTTCCTACATCCTGTCCTGATATTCTAACGTCATAACCCTCTTTCATGAGAGACCCAAAGGCCATAGCTTCGGCTGTGGCGAAATCCACTTTCGCCTCCAAGGATTTCAGTCGAGAGGAGATATGCCTTTTCAATCTCGAGTGAATGTTCTATAGGCAGATAGGTAGCCCACACTCAGCTTATTCCTTCGTTCGGAAGCTTGGCTACCAAATCAGTAGCTGAACCTACAAAGTCTTCAGGCAAGGTCACACTCGCTTTAGCGATCTCCTTCAACTCAGCGTTATTCACTCCCGTATCAGGATGATGCTGAGCCTCCGATCCGGCAGGCCAAACGTAGTCCTTCCATTTACCTTCCAGCATATCTGACTTTGCCTTGTAGCTTTCGATCTGACTGAAGTGGTCTTCTAGTCGAGCGTTATATGCTTTTCGAGCTTGAGAAGCAGTTTCTTCGGTCAAAATGCCTTGTTCCTATTAACGGCCGTCAGCTATTCAACCTGGTTTGTATGTCAACTACTGGTCGGACTCACTTTCAAGCGTGCCTCGTACAGCTCCGGAACACTCTTTCGTCCCCTGATCTTCTCATACATCTTAGCTGTGACATGTATGATTAGCTATGTAAGCCCCAGGATTTGTGAGACCGATAGCTGACTCTCAACTCACGCTGCGTATATCCAGGTTCGTCCAATTCGTTGTGTCCCCATCTTCTATAACAGATCAGGTCTATCACGACGTCCTTCCTGAACATCTGTCGGTACCTGAATGCAATGTCGACTGCTCTTGCAACAGCCTCTGGATAATCACCGTTCACATGAAGAATAGGACATCCGATCATCTTGGCTACGTCTGAAGAATAGACCGATGATCTGGCCAGGGAGGCTGGAGTGGTGTATCCGATACTACGAATGTTCCACATCAGTGTCGCATCTTCTTGGAAGGGAAACTAGAGATGACATACTTGTTACTAAATAGAAGATCCTTATCAGCCGTGTATCTGCTGCAGAAGAAGGTAATTCACCACTCacttgacgatgatatgtACAGTCCCCCCACTTCCAAAATGCGGTAACCCGCTCAACCCAAGACTCTCACTTACCACCCCCTGCCCAGCAAACGCAGCATCACCATGCAACTGTACACACATGGCTTTATCGCCCAGCTGACATTCCTTCGGCGAGCTCTTGAGCAATTCCATCTGTTTTGATCGGGTCACACCTAACGCGACGGGATTAACAGCTTCGAGATGACTAGGGTTTTGTAACATCTTTACTTGGACTGATTTGTCGTTTCCGAAAGGTATCTCGCGAGTTGCCGATAAGTGACTGATCACGTCGCCTGTGGCACCAGGTGCCGAAGATGGGTCAAATTCGGGTTTACCTTTGATTTTGGAAAACAGAGCGGTAGGATTGAAATCCAGGAGATCGGGATCGCATAATAGTGATAATCTGCCTCTGTGGGGGAGGGATAAGACGATAGAGGAGATACCGGATTGAGCGGATATTTCGAAGAGGGTCGAAAGGGCTGGAAGCATGCTTTCTGCGCCCTCGCAGCCTTTCTCAACAATGTTAGAATTAGCATCGACTAGGCAGGGCGTATCACACGATGAGGAAGACTTACCGTATCGCTTCAAATTAGGGAACTTCTTACCCAAGAACCTATCCAGCTCTTCGCTCCTCATTAGAAGTTCCCATATATGCTCTTTCCTCTGGTTCTCGAAGGGTTCAGGGAAGGATGACGCCTCTGTTTCTACATGGTGCGAGAACCAGCTGTAACATCGAGACTAAGGTTAGTAAAAACATCAGGTATGTGAGTCAGAAAACCAAGAACGAGAACACTCACAGTCGTTCGTTCTTCTCTGGACAATGCATATACTCGAACCCAATCTTATCCACATAAACCTCCATCAAGTGTTTCTCAATCTCTTCAAGCGACTTGGAAACGTTTGATCCTTCTCCCGTCTCGGTCCTCTCTGGAGCAGCGGTCGTGGGCGGAGTTGTAGGTttgagggaaggagggaggtgtaATATACCTTGTAGAGGGTACGACTGGGAAGTTTGGAGATCGTATCGTGATGGGTTAAGTGCTCCGACAGGACTATAAGCTCTGTATGAGCCGACGATCAAAGCTACGCGAAAGAgtttcactcactctctgTCCATCAGATCCAGCGGGTCAATTTGAGCCGCACGGTGTCCATGTCGTCGAACAGACTCGACGTATCGCAACAACGGCGCGTTCTCATTTCTGGGTAAGGCGTCAACAGTCAGCTGAGGGAGCTATCTCACGGCATTCAATAGGTAGCTCACCTATTGTCCAGCTCTTCCTGTGTATCTACTCAATCCCATCAGCAACCTATGCGCGTATATGCCATACACTCACAGTCTGGTAGCTCATACTTTGATGGTACCCTATACCCAAAGGTCGCATCGTCATGATACAGCTTCACTCTTCTCTGACCAACTCTAAAGAGCAAGAAACGTTTATCCAGGCGTTTGAACCACATGTCTACTGAGTGAAGTTACCTCAATATTGACAGAGGGGCAAGTTGAGCTGTAAGATGTGGGCATTACAGTCTTATATATCTGTCActgagaaggacgaaggCCATGCATATCAGAAGGCCTCGCTCTACTGGTAACACTGGTATGTTGTATAAGCGCGTATGATCAACTGAACAAAGGATGTCAGATGAGATTTGAATGGACTCGCCGGTAAATCACATGACCGATCTGTGCGCTGATGCCACGTGTCGGTCCTTTGCTTCACCGGTCCGGTAAGATCACATTCCACAACGACGTGTTTGTCGTCCCAATATTCTGTCTACAACATGGAAATACATCATAATATCACTTCGTCAAGGCAGCAAAAGAACTCTGATTAGATATAGCAGAAGATGAGCGAGCTTCCTTTCCCCGTATTGCCCAAGACAGATCAAGGTAAGAGGATATGTCAGGTCATAAGGGTGAAACCAGAGCGATTGGACGAGTATAAAAAGGTATGTATCTCATGTTCACAACGCTGACTATTTGAAGACGACGAGCTGAACAGGATTGTCGTACATGTCTTAGGTCCACGCAGCGGTATGGCCAGAAGTATTAGGTGCTTTGAGGAAAGCTcatgttgttggtgagtc comes from Kwoniella bestiolae CBS 10118 chromosome 1, complete sequence and encodes:
- a CDS encoding oxoglutarate dehydrogenase (succinyl-transferring), E1 component, which produces MWFKRLDKRFLLFRVGQRRVKLYHDDATFGYRVPSKYELPDYTQEELDNRNENAPLLRYVESVRRHGHRAAQIDPLDLMDRDPVGALNPSRYDLQTSQSYPLQGILHLPPSLKPTTPPTTAAPERTETGEGSNVSKSLEEIEKHLMEVYVDKIGFEYMHCPEKNERLWFSHHVETEASSFPEPFENQRKEHIWELLMRSEELDRFLGKKFPNLKRYGCEGAESMLPALSTLFEISAQSGISSIVLSLPHRGRLSLLCDPDLLDFNPTALFSKIKGKPEFDPSSAPGATGDVISHLSATREIPFGNDKSVQVKMLQNPSHLEAVNPVALGVTRSKQMELLKSSPKECQLGDKAMCVQLHGDAAFAGQGVVSESLGLSGLPHFGSGGTVHIIVNIGYTTPASLARSSVYSSDVAKMIGCPILHVNGDYPEAVARAVDIAFRYRQMFRKDVVIDLICYRRWGHNELDEPGYTQPKMYEKIRGRKSVPELYEARLKEQGILTEETASQARKAYNARLEDHFSQIESYKAKSDMLEGKWKDYVWPAGSEAQHHPDTGVNNAELKEIAKASVTLPEDFNIHSRLKRHISSRLKSLEAKVDFATAEAMAFGSLMKEGYDVRISGQDVGRGTFSQRHAMFVDQKTESCLIPLNEQLGEDAGKLELANSSLSEMAVLGFEVGLSWSNPKLLPMWEAQFGDFMNGAQSMIDTFIVGAQAKWLKQSGIVMMLPHGYDGAGPEHSSCKIERFLQLSNDSRTSNTHGDINLTFVNPSTPAQLFHLLRRQMKRNYRRPLVIASPKGLLRSPLAASSLEDMTPGTTFQPLLEGPTNPSAQRVILCSGKHYYTLLEALGKSDKSSSVDLVRIEELSPFPYSELEKVLKKYKGKEVVWAQEEPSNQGAWSYVKPRLESVMESVGHEGKIRYAGRAGGATTAVAVGEWHKKEVEEIVRDALD